The sequence TCAATATCCGGTCTCCCGGTTTTATCATTTCATCGGTCATCTCGTTCACTTCCATAATGCCTTCTTTTGTCGTGCTATAACGTTTTGCGAGTGTCCAAAGGTCATCTCCTTCTTTTACAATATAACCAACAATCCCCGGTCTCTTTTCCAGCTCTTCCATCGAAATTTTTTCCATTTTCAAATCCGTGATGACATCAGCCTTCACTGATTTTCGCAAAAAACTGTGAAACGCAAGCACTGCTTTCACCTCCACACTGTCGCCTCCCATAAGAGAAACACTCAGCTGCTCCAGTGCACTTGTAATGTCGCAGTGCATATCCATTTCCGATTCATTGCTCTCAACTAAATAAGAAAACGGAACCATTCCCTGCCACGTGTCGAATGGAACTTCGTCGTCTGGCTTCACAAATAAAAAGCTGACATGGAGTACACCGTCAATCTGAACCCCTTCCTCAGTCACCTCTGTGCGGTCAATCTGCACCCTTCCGCTGCTATGACAAATCTGTAGAATATCATCTTTTAACTCCGGCAAAGACAGCTGCTCTGCTATCTTACATTTCGAGTGATTCTGCATCAGCAGCTCTTCATAGGAAGCTTCTTTTGTCTCTAGTCTGCAATGTTGCTCCAAAGAATATACATCTTCCAAAAAATCTATGTTTTCTTCCTGATAAATGGCAATTTTTAACTCTAACGTCCCCTCAATTCCAAGCGTGCGCATCTCTCCGTCTTCATCCATCCGGATATCCACGTTGATATCTTCCAGATTCGCGTTCAGATGATGATACATCGCTTCATCGACTCCATAGCACTCCACTCTTCCCTCATACGGGATCGTCTGCCCAATCCAGTCTATTTTCCCATCCGGCGATTCATAGAAACAAAATGCCAGCAGTTCTCCGGAAAGCAGCAATTCGTCCGCCCCAAGTTTCGTATCTAGTTTTCGGTTCGAAATATCTGTCCAAAGCACTGTCCCAATCGTCTCTTTCGTTCCCGGAAGCGTCAGTTCTTCTTTAATCCGGTATGTATCTTTCTTTGACGTATGAAGAGTTAAAAGTTCCATTGCTTTTTTCTTTTTATAAAGTGGCATTTCACTTTCCACATCGACTGTAATGTCCTCATCAACCTGCATTTGAGGACTGATTAAAAGCTCAATCATTGCTTTGATATTCAATTTTCTCGAATGAATCATTGTTGCAGTAAAATCTACCCTTGTATTTTGAACAACAAATTCTCCGTCTGTCCCCTCATCCGCATACACCATCTCCTCAAACGGAATTTTTCCTTCCATGGATGTCAGTGACGGTTCTGCTCCTTCTGTCACATACAGTATCTGAAAATACAGTTTTCCCGTAACTCTGACGTAATTTTCCACCGGTCTTACATCCTCGATTTTCACCGTGCCCTCTCCCGCAACGACTCGCTGCACATCATTTTTTGTATCCGGCACATTAAAATCATCGTCTACCAGAAATTGATCCACCATTTTTTTGCCGACCTGATTTGCATGAATTTGTTTTTTTACTAATTCCATTGCCTCTCTCCTTTACTCAAACACCACATTTTTGTCGATAAATTGCATTTTCACTGCCACATACGGAAATGTCTTTGCCTCCACAATTTTTTCTTCCTTTGACGGTCCGATCAGATTCGTATGTATATAAATGGCATTCTCTGTCTCATAACATTCTTTCACCTCAATGCTGTAACCGCTCGTCTTCTGTTCTCCATACCCCCGTGCAATATAGAGTGCATCTTTGTCCGCATACGTAATCTTAAACGGTCCGGACTTTTTTTCTTCAATCTGTGTCAGAAACTCCTCCGGAATTTTTTCTTCTTCCAGTACAGTGATCTCTACATCTCTGATTTTTTCCGTATTCATCTTCTTTACAGAACAGCCCTGACATAACATAAGCAGGCAGACACATAACATAACTGATGCTAATTTTCTCACATGCATCCCTCGTCTATCTTCTCCCTATATACATACACCTGAACGTCTTCAAAAATGACTGTTTTTTTCAAAAATATTGCCTTTATTTCTGCACTTTAGTATAATGAGAAAAACAGGAATCAATAAAAAAGGGGACATCACTATGAATTTTGAAACTGCTGAAGTGACTTATGAAAAGCCACATCGTCTGTCCGGGATTTTGCTTCATCCCACATCTTGCCCATCTCCATATGGAATCGGAGATTTGGGACAGGATGCCTATGATTTTGTGGATTTTCTTGAAAAATCAGGACAACACCTATGGCAGATCCTCCCACTTACGCCGACCGGTTTTGGGGATTCGCCGTATCAAAGCTTTTCAGCATTTGCAGGACAGCCGTTGCTGATCAGTCCTGCACATTTAAAAGAACTCGGACTCTTAGAGGAAGCAGAACTTTCCGACTGCCCGCGCGGAGACGGACACCATGTTGACTATGGGACGATCATCCCTTGGAAATTCAAGATTTTAGCATCTGCATTTTCACGTTTTCTCCATACCTCCGACAAGATGTTATTGGAAGAATACGATGCGTTTTATAATGCCAACCAGTTTTGGCTTGATGACTATGCACTTTTCATGGCTTGCAAAGCAATGCATGACGGAAAGGACTGGCTTTCCTGGGAAGAAGCATACCGCAGACCGACCGACAGTCTGAAGAAAGAACTGAAAAAGCAGCTTTCTAACGAGATACAATACCATTACTTTGTTCAATTTCTATTTTTTAAAGAATGGTATGCACTAAAAAAATATGCAAACGAAAAGGATATACAGATCATCGGCGACATCCCAATTTTTGTCTCTTTGGACAGCGCCGATGCCTGGGCAAATCAACATTTGTTCCAACTGGATTCAAAAGGTTATCCGACTTCAGTCGCCGGTGTCCCGCCGGATTATTTTTCGACAACCGGACAGCTTTGGGGCAATCCGCTCTACAACTGGGATGCCCATAAAAAAGAGGGCTACAAATGGTGGATTTCCAGAATCCGCAACCAACTGGATCTTTTAGATTACTTAAGAATCGATCATTTCCGTGGGTTTGAAGCTTATTGGGCAGTTCCCTTCGGAGAGGAGACCGCAATCAACGGTACCTGGAAGCACGGCCCGAAAGAAGATCTCTTCCTCGCCATAGAAAAGGCGCTTGGAAAAAATCTTCCGATCATTGCCGAAGATCTTGGTGTCATCACACCTGAAGTCGAAAAACTCCGTGATCAATTCCATTTTCCTGGTATGAAAGTCCTACAGTTTGCCTTCGAATCGACTGAGGAAAGTACATTTCTTCCTCATCAGTTCACTACAACAAACTGTGTGTGCTATACAGGGACACACGACAACGACACCAGCGCAGGCTGGTATCAGACTGCAAGCGAATATTCCAGAGACAAAGTCCGCCGCTATATGAACACGGACGCAAGCAGTATCCATTTTGACTTTATCCGCACCTGCCTTGGCTCGATTGCAGCTTATGCGGTCTTTCCATTACAAGATGTTCTCGGCGTTGGAAAAGAGGGTCGTATGAACTGTCCGGGTGTGGCAGATGGAAATTGGGCATGGCGTTACCAAAAAGAGGCGTTGTCGGACAGTCTCGCCGAAGCGCTTTGTTCTGTGACTCGTCTATATGGACGATAATTAATAGAAGGGAACTTAGATTTTATGATACGTTTTATTTTTGTAGTAATTTTTCTGATTACTTATCTGATTTTGTCCATTCCGGTCTTTTTCATAGAGTGGCTAATCGGAAAATGTAACCGAAATGCAAGAGATTACAGCTCACTTCGGATTGTGCAATGGGGATTCAAAATAATTTTAAAGATTACCGGTGTGAAAGTGACGGTGATCGGGGAAGAGAATGTTCCTGATGAACCCGTTCTTTTTATCGGAAATCACAGAAGTTTTTTCGATATTCTGCTGACATACTCCCGCTGCAAACGTCTGACCGGTTATGTAGCAAAAGACTCTATGGAAAAGATTCCGCTCCTCTCAACCTGGATGCGATATCTTTACTGCCTGTTTTTGAACCGTGAAAATCCAAAGGAAGGATTGAAGACGATTCTTCAGGCAATTGAGTATGTAAAAAAAGGAATCTCAATCTGCATCTTCCCGGAGGGCACGCGAAACAAGGGCGAAGAATTAAGTATGCTGCCGTTTAAGGACGGCGCCTTAAAAATCTCCACGAAGACCGGATGCCCGATTGTTCCAATCAGTATGAACAATACCGCAGCCATCTTTGAAAACCAGTTTCCACGTATCAAGAAAACACACGTGGTCATTGAATATGGGGAACCAATCTATCCAAAAGAACTGGATAAAGAGACACAGAAGCATCTCGGTGCTTACTGTCAGAATATCATCCAAGAGACCATTCAAAAAAATGCAGCCTTGCTATCATAGGCTGCGTTTTTCTGTTCTGTCAGATCTTATGGCTCATATCATAAATTTTCTTTTTACATTGTCATACGCTAGTGATATAATAAAATAAGTATATCCTAAAAATCAGGTGTACAAAAAGAAATGCATGTATGCAGAAAATAAAGGAGCAAACAAGATGAACAGCAGAAATCTTACCCTGTTAACAGATTTGTACGAGCTTACAATGATGCAAGGCTACTTTGAGCGTCAGGAAAATGAGACCGTTGTATTCGATGTCTTTTTCCGTTCGAATCCTTGTGGTTCTGGCTATTCTATTGCAGCCGGTCTGGAACAGGTAATTGACTATATTAAAGACTTGAACTTCTCATACGATGACGTCGATTATCTTCGAAATCTGAACATGTTCAGCGAAGATTTTCTTCATTATCTGAGTGGTTTTCACTTTAGCGGCGATATCTATGCAATTCCGGAAGGAACTGTTGTCTTTCCAAAAGAGCCGCTCTTGAAAGTTGTCGCACCGATCATGGAAGCACAGCTTGTGGAGAC comes from Coprococcus phoceensis and encodes:
- a CDS encoding DUF3794 and LysM peptidoglycan-binding domain-containing protein; amino-acid sequence: MELVKKQIHANQVGKKMVDQFLVDDDFNVPDTKNDVQRVVAGEGTVKIEDVRPVENYVRVTGKLYFQILYVTEGAEPSLTSMEGKIPFEEMVYADEGTDGEFVVQNTRVDFTATMIHSRKLNIKAMIELLISPQMQVDEDITVDVESEMPLYKKKKAMELLTLHTSKKDTYRIKEELTLPGTKETIGTVLWTDISNRKLDTKLGADELLLSGELLAFCFYESPDGKIDWIGQTIPYEGRVECYGVDEAMYHHLNANLEDINVDIRMDEDGEMRTLGIEGTLELKIAIYQEENIDFLEDVYSLEQHCRLETKEASYEELLMQNHSKCKIAEQLSLPELKDDILQICHSSGRVQIDRTEVTEEGVQIDGVLHVSFLFVKPDDEVPFDTWQGMVPFSYLVESNESEMDMHCDITSALEQLSVSLMGGDSVEVKAVLAFHSFLRKSVKADVITDLKMEKISMEELEKRPGIVGYIVKEGDDLWTLAKRYSTTKEGIMEVNEMTDEMIKPGDRILIFKENMSIL
- a CDS encoding protease complex subunit PrcB family protein, whose amino-acid sequence is MRKLASVMLCVCLLMLCQGCSVKKMNTEKIRDVEITVLEEEKIPEEFLTQIEEKKSGPFKITYADKDALYIARGYGEQKTSGYSIEVKECYETENAIYIHTNLIGPSKEEKIVEAKTFPYVAVKMQFIDKNVVFE
- a CDS encoding lysophospholipid acyltransferase family protein; amino-acid sequence: MIRFIFVVIFLITYLILSIPVFFIEWLIGKCNRNARDYSSLRIVQWGFKIILKITGVKVTVIGEENVPDEPVLFIGNHRSFFDILLTYSRCKRLTGYVAKDSMEKIPLLSTWMRYLYCLFLNRENPKEGLKTILQAIEYVKKGISICIFPEGTRNKGEELSMLPFKDGALKISTKTGCPIVPISMNNTAAIFENQFPRIKKTHVVIEYGEPIYPKELDKETQKHLGAYCQNIIQETIQKNAALLS
- the malQ gene encoding 4-alpha-glucanotransferase, producing the protein MNFETAEVTYEKPHRLSGILLHPTSCPSPYGIGDLGQDAYDFVDFLEKSGQHLWQILPLTPTGFGDSPYQSFSAFAGQPLLISPAHLKELGLLEEAELSDCPRGDGHHVDYGTIIPWKFKILASAFSRFLHTSDKMLLEEYDAFYNANQFWLDDYALFMACKAMHDGKDWLSWEEAYRRPTDSLKKELKKQLSNEIQYHYFVQFLFFKEWYALKKYANEKDIQIIGDIPIFVSLDSADAWANQHLFQLDSKGYPTSVAGVPPDYFSTTGQLWGNPLYNWDAHKKEGYKWWISRIRNQLDLLDYLRIDHFRGFEAYWAVPFGEETAINGTWKHGPKEDLFLAIEKALGKNLPIIAEDLGVITPEVEKLRDQFHFPGMKVLQFAFESTEESTFLPHQFTTTNCVCYTGTHDNDTSAGWYQTASEYSRDKVRRYMNTDASSIHFDFIRTCLGSIAAYAVFPLQDVLGVGKEGRMNCPGVADGNWAWRYQKEALSDSLAEALCSVTRLYGR